A DNA window from Branchiostoma lanceolatum isolate klBraLanc5 chromosome 17, klBraLanc5.hap2, whole genome shotgun sequence contains the following coding sequences:
- the LOC136423387 gene encoding uncharacterized protein translates to METIINLCMIVLMCGTWTLSHLAAGNPITRLPDLPASTAATTVTRLPDLPASTAATTVAPLADLSDPIPVTLLPNVPEPTTALFTGLPYLSDLDTATSVIHLPDMPDTTAATPVASLSDLSDLGTANPITRLPDLPDPTPITGLPDLPGSTTATIVTPLPDLPDPTTATSVTTLPDLPGSTTATSVTPLPDLHGSTTATSVTPLPDLPGSTTATSVTPLPDLPGSTTATSVTPLPDLPDPTAATTVVSLPDLPESTAATTVTSLPDPPAVTPAARVPDPGFQTTLVQALTDDILGTNWTIALTGEAIRAMVGDTVSHI, encoded by the coding sequence ATGGAGACCATTATTAACCTGTGCATGATCGTACTGATGTGCGGTACATGGACACTGTCGCACCTTGCCGCCGGTAACCCCATCACACGTCTGCCGGACCTGCCTGCCTCTACTGCCGCTACCACCGTCACACGTCTGCCGGACCTGCCTGCCTCTACTGCCGCTACCACCGTCGCACCATTGGCGGACCTGTCCGACCCTATCCCCGTCACACTATTGCCGAACGTGCCCGAACCAACCACCGCCCTTTTCACAGGCCTGCCTTACCTGTCCGATCTTGACACCGCTACCTCCGTCATACACTTGCCGGACATGCCAGACACTACTGCCGCCACCCCGGTCGCAAGCCTGTCGGACCTGTCCGACCTTGGTACCGCCAACCCCATCACACGCCTGCCGGACCTGCCAGACCCTACCCCCATCACAGGCCTCCCGGACCTGCCTGGCTCTACCACCGCTACCATCGTCACACCATTGCCGGACCTGCCCGACCCTACCACCGCTACCTCCGTCACAACATTGCCGGACCTGCCTGGCTCTACCACCGCTACCTCCGTCACACCATTGCCGGACCTGCATGGCTCTACCACCGCTACCTCCGTCACACCATTGCCGGACCTGCCTGGCTCTACCACCGCTACCTCCGTCACACCATTGCCGGACCTGCCTGGCTCTACCACCGCTACCTCCGTCACACCATTGCCGGACCTGCCCGACCCTACCGCCGCTACTACCGTCGTAAGCCTGCCGGACCTTCCAGAATCTACCGCAGCCACCACCGTCACATCACTGCCGGACCCTCCCGCCGTTACCCCCGCCGCACGCGTTCCAGACCCCGGCTTCCAGACGACACTGGTCCAGGCCCTGACAGACGACATCCTCGGTACCAACTGGACCATAGCGCTGACAGGGGAGGCCATCCGTGCCATGGTAGGGGACACTGTCAGCCATATTTGA
- the LOC136422810 gene encoding ras-related GTP-binding protein A — MKKKVLLMGKSGSGKTSMRSIIFANYIARDTRRLGATIDVEHSHVRFLGNLVLNLWDCGGQEAFMENYFASQRDNIFRNVEVLIYVFDVESRELEKDMHYYQSCLEAILQNSPDAKIFCLVHKMDLVQEDQRELIFREREEDLQRLSKPLDCTCFRTSIWDETLYKAWSSIVYQLIPNVEQLETNLRNFAEVIDADEVLLFERATFLVISHCQRKPHRDVHRFEKISNIIKQFKLSCSKLAASFQSMEVRNSAFAAFIDIFTSNTYVMVIMSDTSIPSAAMLINIKNARKHFEKLEGYNNAQMLLK; from the exons ATGAAGAAGAAG GTCCTGTTAATGGGAAAGAGTGGGTCAGGGAAGACCAGTATGCGCTCCATTATTTTCGCAAACTACATTGCAAGGGACACCAGGAGATTAGGGGCTACAA TTGATGTTGAGCATTCTCATGTTCGCTTCCTGGGCAACTTGGTACTGAACCTATGGGACTGTGGAGG tcagGAGGCGTTTATGGAGAACTACTTTGCGAGCCAGAGAGACAACATCTTCCGTAACGTGGAGGTCCTGATCTACGTGTTCGATGTGGAGAGTCGTGAGCTGGAGAAGGACATGCACTACTACCAGTCCTGTCTGGAGGCCATCCTACAGAACTCACCCGACGCCAAGATCTTCTGTCTGGTCCACAAGATGGACCTGGTACAGGAGGACCAGAGGGAGTTG ATCTTCAGAGAAAGAGAGGAAGACTTGCAGCGTCTGTCTAAGCCACTGGACTGCACCTGCTTCAGAACATCAATATGGGACGAGACACTGTATAAG GCCTGGTCCAGTATTGTGTACCAGCTGATCCCCAATGTAGAACAGCTGGAGACCAACCTGAGGAACTTTGCAGAAGTTATTGATGCAGATGAAGTGCTGCTGTTTGAGAGGGCTACATTCCTG GTAATCTCCCACTGTCAGAGGAAGCCACACAGAGATGTCCACAGGTTTGAGAAGATCTCCAACATCATCAAGCAGTTCAAGTTGAGTTGCAG CAAGTTGGCAGCTTCGTTCCAGAGCATGGAGGTTCGTAACTCGGCGTTCGCAGCCTTCATCGACATCTTCACGTCCAACACCTACGTGATGGTCATCATGTCCGACACAAGCATAC CCTCTGCTGCCATGTTGATAAACATCAAAAATGCAAGGAAGCATTTTGAAAAACTGGAGGGGTACAACAATGCTCAGATGCTACTCAAGTGA
- the LOC136423388 gene encoding C-type lectin domain family 4 member F-like has translation MPGGQQQSQTGDTGTTPMQQPQTDWRSIAHAAATIPNALYVSRADRTYPGGASGRRALCTFIRSHRSCMTAGIAVLLSLVGVGLAPLTFINREEISQLSTTVSALMHDHDDMRQLSTTVDVLKRDQDDISTTVDALKRNQDGMSTTVDALKCDQDDMRQLFTTLDALKRDQGNMSTTVDALKGDQDDMRQVSTTVDALKHDQDGMSTTLDALKRDQDDMRQLSITVDALKRDQDGMSTAVDALKRDQDDMRQLSITVDALKRDQDGMSTAVDALKRDQDDMRQLSITVDALKRDQDGMSTAVDALKRDQDDMRQLSITVDALKRDQDGMSTAVDALKRDQDDMRQLSITVDALKRDQDGMSTAVDALKRDQDDMRQLSITVDALKRELDKERTRTSSLEQRLREVNKTPGYTMRNGICYKAFNAWKTFHEATAICREDGGTLAMPRDAETNTLLISLYKSVKNHDAYAFWFGLHDQREEGKFEWMDGSAFQGTYSSWAPGEPNNSEDGDWVLGEPDNSGDCVRYVKHHAWKDKWFDTSCDRPSLFICQTVPGRP, from the exons ATGCCGGGAGGGCAACAGCAGTCCCAAACTGGTGATACAG gcaccacacccatgcagcagccgCAGACTGATTGGCGGTCAATTGCGCACGCCGCCGCGACCATACCCAACGCTTTGTACGTCTCCAGAGCAG ACCGCACGTATCCGGGTGGAGCAAGTGGTCGCCGTGCTTTATGTACcttcatccgctcccaccgcagctgcatgaCTGCCGGCATTGCCGTGCTGCTAAGTCTGGTCGGCGTGGGACTCGcccctctgacgttcatcaataGAGAG GAAATATCCCAACTGTCCACTACTGTTTCCGCCTTGATGCACGACCatgacgacatgcgccaactatccaccactgttgacgtcttgaagcgcgaccaagacgacatatCCACAACTGTTGATGCCTTGAAACGCAACCAAGACGGCATGTctaccactgttgacgccttgaagtgcgaccaagacgacatgcgccaactgttcACCACtcttgacgccttgaagcgcgaccaaggcAACATGTCCACCACCGTTGATGCCTTGAAgggcgaccaagacgacatgcgccaagtgtccaccactgttgacgccttgaagcacgACCAAGACGGCATGTCCACCACtcttgacgccttgaagcgcgaccaagacgacatgcgccaactgtctatcactgttgacgccttgaagcgcgaccaagacggcATGTCCAccgctgttgacgccttgaagcgcgaccaagacgacatgcgccaactgtctatcactgttgacgccttgaagcgcgaccaagacggcATGTCCAccgctgttgacgccttgaagcgcgaccaagacgacatgcgtcAACTGTCTatcactgttgacgccttgaagcgcgaccaagacggcATGTCCAccgctgttgacgccttgaagcgcgaccaagacgacatgcgccaactgtctatcactgttgacgccttgaagcgcgaccaagacggcATGTCCAccgctgttgacgccttgaagcgcgaccaagacgacatgcgccaactgtctatcactgttgacgccttgaagcgcgaccaagacggcATGTCCAccgctgttgacgccttgaagcgcgaccaagacgacatgcgccaactgtctatcactgttgacgccttgaagcgcgagcTGGACAAGGAAAGAACCCGAACCTCCAGCTTGGAGCAGCGTCTTCGCGAGGTGAATAAGACGCCAG GTTACACAATGCGGAatggaatctgctacaaggcatTCAACGCATGGAAGACCTTCCACGAAGCGACCGCGATCTGTCgtgaagacggcggcaccctcgccatgccccgggACGCTGAGACCAACACCCTCCTGATCTCCTTGTATAAATCCGTGAAAAACCATGATGCATATGccttctggttcggcctgcatGATCAGCGTGAAGAGGGGAAGTTTGAGTGGATGGATGGTTCTGCCTTTCAGGGGACGTACAGCTCCTGGGCTCCGGGAGAGCCGAACAACTCTGAGGATGGCGACTGGGTTCTGGGAGAACCGGACAACTCTGGGGATTGCGTTCGTTACGTCAAACACCATGCCTGGAAAGACAAGTGGTTCGACACATCATGCGACAGGCCGAGTCTCTTCATATGCCAGACTGTTCCAG GACGTCCATAG